A genomic stretch from Borrelia hispanica CRI includes:
- the bdr gene encoding Bdr family repetitive protein produces MEYMQMEPVITRQMVFNELVKAGINREIADDLSYRYYKNELTIKDLQYLESNFNLKLEILERGLRSDIEKAKDVLDNKIDAKFTELDNKIDTKFTELDNKIDIVRKDIELNKMELNSKLKLHAWMFGTIITINVGIFIALISMLYALFIK; encoded by the coding sequence ATGGAGTATATGCAAATGGAACCTGTAATTACGAGGCAGATGGTATTCAATGAGCTTGTAAAAGCTGGTATTAATAGAGAGATTGCGGACGATTTATCTTATAGATACTATAAAAATGAGCTTACTATTAAAGATCTTCAATATTTAGAAAGTAATTTTAACCTTAAACTGGAAATATTAGAGCGTGGCTTAAGATCTGATATTGAAAAAGCTAAAGATGTCCTTGATAACAAAATAGATGCTAAATTTACAGAACTTGATAATAAAATAGATACTAAGTTTACAGAACTTGATAACAAAATAGATATTGTTAGGAAAGATATTGAATTGAACAAAATGGAACTTAATAGTAAATTAAAATTACATGCATGGATGTTTGGAACCATTATTACCATTAATGTAGGAATATTTATAGCATTAATATCTATGCTATATGCATTGTTTATAAAGTAA